The genomic DNA cagcagcaacagagcTCGACATACGCATGCTTCCGGTGTTCCCTTACTCGGTCGTTGTGCCGTTGCGTACGCGACCACGTGCTGCCTGGTTAATGCATTACCAAGACGAAACCACGGGGCAAAGGGAATACCCGAACCATATCGGCCGTGTTATTGCTATTGAATGGGAAACGTTTCGTCATCTTCCCGCAAGTCGGTCTGCTGCAAGGTTTAATGGTCCTGGAAATAGAATCATGAGTGAGTATGACGGTGAGTATGGCACATTTCAGGACCGTTTGAATAGAACTAATGCATATGTCTTGGATTTCCTAGCTGTAGACCACACTCGTGGGGATTAATCATCTattaaagataaataaatacacatcCTCGTATCTACTGAACCTCCCAGATGTGGTAGTAATTTATTTGCAACGATTACACTTGACATTGCCATTGCGCAACGACGCCACCTTCCTGCGGccattgaattttaatttgccGTGCAAATGCAGTCGGAATGTTTTCCGACCGAACCTAAAAGGTTATCATCGAATGAATAATATATTGCGATCGGATCGGGGGCCGATCACCATCTGGTAATGCGTACGATATTACTTGAAATGGTCAGTAAAACTCGGTTGGAAAGATCTATTTTAGGAAACGGCGATCGCTGTGCGTTATATGCAGCAGTCCAGCGTTGGGCAGAACTACCTCCATCCTCATAGTCCTGGAAAAACGTGACGACATTTTCGTATGACCTTTATGAAATTCTACCCTCAATGGTGTGCCCTTTattaacccccccccccccccgccctaTGGCCCGTCACATGATGCAATCCGGATGCTATCCAGCAGAAGACCGCTCACCTCCAAATGTCCTTGCACGCTGGTCCAAAACAAACTTCTTCTGATTCGGCGAAGTGTACAACATTGGGGTTTCCtgagagtgagcgagcgaTTGGCCGGAAATTGGCGCTCGATGTGGAGGTGtggaaaaacgcttttccatgACGTCATGGTGAGAGAGAACCAATTCTTGCTGTACATAAAGGTGGGAAGTCCGCTAAAAGCCGGTTATGAGGCAAGCATGACGACATCTTTACCAAACACAACGCAATACGTGGTGTAGTTTTTGTCTTCGACTACCGGTTCTTAAGCCTCAAGCAAGGGTATGGAATTTAAAGGGTAATGcgcagataaaaaaaaagtctaaaGTACGGTATAAAACGGAAACCAAACAAACTCAGGACCACGTCGTCTGCTCTTTGCGTTCCCTGCTTAATTTGTCGTTCTCTCTTTCCTGCTCTGTACTCGGCTAGAATCCGCCGTCTGTCTGGttgtataaataaaacattcattaGACGACGTTGAACCACGCGATGTGGAATCGCTGCGAAAGTGTGCGGTGTAGAAACGAGCCCCCAAGAAAACACACCCTCCCAAGAACAAGAACACGATCAAGAAAACGATACGATACATGCCAACGTGTGCGTAGGCCGTGCAACATGGCCGGACTACTATGTCGGGGGCTAATCGGAGGAATAAAAAGCTAGAAACAATTTAACTACACACATCCTCGTTGCCTCGATGATCTTGATCGCGTGGATCTTGGCCACATTGTTATGCGTTATGACACGGTTCGTTTTGTTGCTTGTGGTAGTGTTTGCTTGAGAATGGAAATGTATGTATTACAGAAGCGTTTTTATTGAACTAGCTGGACTTGTTTCGTAAACAAGTTCCACATTGCCACATCGACGTAGTGCGGTGCGGACAACTGcataaaatattaaagaaTGTAGGAAATCCGGATGCCGAACCACTTGAACGCTGATTTCCACTAGCAGAGCAGAAGTGCACTCAGTACGATAGATTGCAATTCTTCTAGAGTGGAGATACTTTCCAGATCCTGTCTATTTGTTTGAAATGATATCGCTTTCTTATCCTGTTATTGCTTTCGTGCACACTTTAAACTTTTAAGGGCTTCAACCAATACAGCATAGGACAAAGTCAGAGCAAATGAGAAATCGACAGCCCGATGCCTGGCTTGCCCCTTATTGGATCCCACCCGAAAGCACAAAGAATATGATTGAAGAAGCGCAAAATAACCCTAAATAACCGAAAGTCTTCTTTGTGATCGTTTTAAACccctaaaataaaaaataggtCAATAATTCAATACACCTATCGATTATCGTTAGCTTCAACGGACATTTCAAACTCCATCGTATGTAAACACGTTACCATGGCGTTACGTACCCTTTTTCAACTCCACACTATACACACACTGGCCGTTACGGGCGTTTTGCTGTCAGATCATCGATTGCGTTTGTTGATATTGCAATGGAGCACAACAACATTTTCATCGCGAAAAGTGTCGCGCCGGCAGGGCAAGTAAAATAAGgcgtgaagaaaaaaagcacggAATCGTACGATGTGTGGCCCATTCTCGTCATCTCCCGTTCACCTCCCACCGCCCCCCCACAACAAGTGAAAcctttttgtaaataaaacgTATCGTGCTGGAAATTCGACTGTTGCTAAACAAACGTGCCAACTGTGCAGTTGCCCGTGcattggtggtgctggtgaatCATGCCGTTTTCGTACAGTATATTCCCGTTGCGTGGAAAAGTAGCCGCAGGAAATGTGCAATAGTGGTGAAAATCGTCGTCCACTCTTCATCGAAACGTGTAAACATACCCCGATTGACACGGCACAGTACCGGGAAGCGTATCAATCGGCCAAATTATTAGTGAAATAGCTAAATCAACGTGCGGCATTGAGAGTCTTATCAGTTACGAGTTGCAGGGGACTGGTCTCCAGCTAAAAGGAACAGCGTGCAAGCTCAACGGATACCGATTCCAGAGGGTTCTTTATCCATATCGAACTCAACATGCGATAACGCGCCGACAGTGTGGATCAAACGGCATTATTTCGTCGTTTTCTGGTACTATTCGGTCGGTGGCGGGTGAGAAACACCGCACAAACAGTGTTTAATTTTAGGTGCATCATTCCGAACCTGTTCCCGAGGACCTGCCAAGCCAGGACAGGTGGGCAACGATGTTCAAAATCGAATCATACATCACCCCGATCATTCTGAGTTACGTCGAGAAGTACGTGAAAAATATCCGTCCGGAAGACTCCCAGCTATCGCTATGGGGTGGCGAAGTGGTGTTCCAGAACCTGGACCTAAAGCTGGACGTGCTCGAGGAAGAGCTGCAGCTACCGTTCAATTTCCTGTCCGGCCACATTCACGAACTTGGGATACGCGTCCCGTGGACAAAGATCGCTTCCGAGCCGATCGTCATCACTATCAATACGATCGAATTTGTGCTGAAGCTACGCGACACAAATGAGCGAAACGTGGTGCCAAAGCGGGAACCCCCGCGGAAGGGTAAAAGCACAGAGGAAACACCTCCACCGGGCTATATGGCATCGTTGATCAGCAAGATCGCGAACAACATTTCGATCCGATGCCACAATGTGATACTCAAGTACGTGGAGGAAGACATTGTCGTGTCGATGAACATCCAGCAGCTTTCGATGGAATCGGCCGACGGAAGCTGGAACCCGGCGTTTGTCGACATGTCACCGACAAAGGTCTCCCTCCGGAAGCTGATCAACATCGTCGATCTAACGATCTGCTTGGACAAACGAAACTCGGCGGGCAAGATCGAGGTTTGCCAGGAACCGGTCCTGTACCGCAGCACGCTCCAGCTGCGCATGCTGGTGAAGTACAACGTTTCATCGCACGATCGCTCCTCGCTGACACGCATCGACGTACATTCCAAATTTCTCGACTTTAACGTGTCCTCGCAACAGTTTCCGATGCTGATGCGTTTGTTTGACTTAGCGCTGGCGCTAAAGCAGGGCAAAATCAAAAGCGAACCGGCGCTACCCACAGCCGAAGGCGGTATCGATGTGGAAGACGACAGTGGGCAGGAGTCGCTACTATCGTGGGCCTGGAACTTGCTTCCATCGTTCTTCCCCGAGGAGCACGAAAGCGATCATTCCGAGGAGCACGATTATCGTGTACTGCACACCGGTCTGTACATCGATCAGCTGCGAATCATCTTCAAAACGCAGGAGCTGATCGGTGACGGCGTGATGGGCACGACCAAAAAGATCAAGTACCATCCGATTCTGCGGTTCGATTTTTACAACTTTTACGGCGAAATGATAGCGTGCGGGATGAGGTGGTTCAACGTTACGCTGGGAATATCGCGCGTGCAGGTCCAATCGGTCGAGGACTGTCCGTGTGGCCATCGGGAGGGTAGCGTGAAGGAGATATTCGAATCGATCGAGACGCAGCACGATGGGGAAACTCATCTGGAGCAATCGTTTTTCAGCGACAGTGTCGGCGGGAATCGGAAGTACAATGTGAACTGGAATTATCATCTGAGCAGCTTCAGCCAGGAGTACTTGCTGCGCAAATTTCCTGCCATCGCAATCGACATCATCCACGAGGTGGAGCTGCCGGACGATAGGCGAACGTCCGAGTTTGGTAGCGATCTGGAGTTTAGCAATCTGGCGGAAAAGTACATGATACGCGTGTTTGTGGGTCGTTTTCGGGCAAAAGTATCGGCCGATACGCTCCATCGATTCCAGACGCTTGCATCGTACAAAGATTTCTACGAGTACCCGCCGTACTATGAGGATAAACCGATCCCGACACTGTCCCAGCTGCCGCCACCATCCGCGGAAGATTACGACGCTCTAATGGCGGAAATTCCTCTCCGCCAGATACACATCACGCTGCAGAGTCCCACGATCGAGCTGCATTCGTACGATCATGGGCAGGAGAACCTGTTGCTTCGCAAGCACAGCGGTGGGAAGGTTCCGAACGCTTCTCCGAAACCATCGCTCACCGTGCAGCTGAACCGTGTCGAGTGCAACATCCTGGCCCCGCTCTACCCGAATCGGCTGGTCTACACAACCTGCCAACTGCCGGAACCGCCGGTAAAACTGTTCGACGCCTGCTACCAATCGATATCGGGCAACTTGGAGCGACTGCAGGTGAAGCTGCACCATCCGCGATGGAACGAGGCGACGATAGCGACAGCGGTCAGCATGAACTACCAGCAGCGCACGCTCATCCACCCAACACTGTGGCACAACGAGGAGCTTAACAAAGCGGAACACAACCTTACCGTGACGGATCTGAAGCTGATCGCCAACCCGCTGCAAGCGCTGACGGCTTCCGCCACCGTACGCTCACTGCTAGCGCAACAGGAATCGGCCAGCATCGATTGGGAACGactgcaacagcaacaccatccGCTTCCTACCGCCGATCTGCTTCTTTCGTTCATCCATCTGCGAAAGGTTGAGGCAGACCGGACCGATTGCTACAAACTGTTGGCGCGCAATCTAAAGCTTCTCACCTATCAGCACGATGCCGCCAGCGAAAAATCACTCACAGCGCTATGGCCCGATCATTCGACGGAGGAAGACTTTCTGACCGTCATTTTCCAGCTGCCCAAACAGCTCGATACCACCATCGAGCATCCTCCCTTGCTGTATGCGAAGTTGCTAGATTTGAGCTTAAATTTGGATCCAAATTTCCTCGCCTTTTTGGAGATCTGGCAACGGGCGGTTCTGTTGCACGATGATGCCCGGATCGATTCCCGCCGACGGCCCGGTGGCTCTTCCTCGAAACATTCCCATCGCTCGGTACAGCCGAGCGGCAATCTACGCCCGGTGGCGAGAAGCGATGATAAGAAGGAGGAACATTCGGCACCGGCTACATCCGTCCATTCGAGTTCGGGCAAGGTGGGTGGTGCGGCCGGTGGTCCCATCGTGCACGGCCGACCACCATCTACCATCGGCGGGGTAGAGGATGCTGCTGATGGGACGAAGCACGGCAGTGCCGAATCAACGGAGGCGGGCAATCGTTCGGAAGATAAACAGTTTTGGGCCAAGTTGGCGAAAAGAATTATTTTCCACCTGGAGGTGAGCCACTTTACCGTGTGTCTGCCGTTGAATAATATCATCTTCCACTCGCTGAGCGACTCGCTGGAGGATGAGTTTGGAcagaatgaaatatttatgattAAGTAAGTATCGCGAGCGGAGAATGTGGCGATTCGTACTCGCTGCTCTAAcgtcccccttttttttctctaggCTTCCGCTAATCTCTGTGAACTCTGCGTTCAAGTGTCAAACGCTGTCCGGCTACATCAACCGGTTTCCGATCAGTATCGCCAAATCTGTCTGGCCGCTCGAGAAGGATAGCTTCCCCTGGACTATCTCTCTCGCTAACGCATCCAGCTGGACGTACCAGAATGGCGAGATGCACAAGCTGCTCGATGAAACGACGACCAACATTTCGATGGTGCTTACGTTCAGCGAGGACCATACGCCAGCAACAGCTGCAGCCCTCTGTTCGTCGGCCTGTTTCCACATCGACACCTCCCCGTTTCGGGTGACGCTGGTGAGAGagcagctgctcctgctgcgGACCACCCTCGATCGGATGCTGCAACTGCCGATGGTGCAGAGCGCGGGCAGTGACCGGGACGAACGATCGTCGCCGGAATCCGGCCAACAGTTGCTCGAAATTCCACCACTTCCGGGCGGTGGCGGTTCGATCGCGGCAATCGATTTGCGCCAATTCCTCGACATTGCGCACAACTCGAGCGGAGGATCGGAGGAAACGCTGAAAGAGAAGGCGGCTGCAGGGGAAGCGGGCACCGCTCGGATGATGCCCTGTGCCCTGTGGCTACAGTGGACTTTCTCCAAGCTTACCGTAAGCTGCATTACGCGAGAAGATGGCAGTGATGGAGCGCGCCAAGAGCGCATCAAGCTAAAGCTCGAGCTGGAAGATATTATTTATTCGCTCGACAAGCAGGAAGTCTACTCGCAGATGAAGGCCAAAATAGGGGGCATGAGTGGGGCTTGCTACGAGTGGCAAGCCGGTGGTGGCTGGGTCCGTAACGAAGCGCTAGCGATCACGGTGCAGACGGGCGAAACGAGCGAATCGAGCAAAGCGACCGGTACGGATACATTTTTCTACATGGTCATTACGCGGGCCGAAACACAGAACGTGCACACCAAGTGGGACACGGTGCGGCGGTCGAAGGAGCACAACGAAACGCTCGTGGAGGTGCTGATCAAGATGGAGCAGGTTGATCTGCGGTTGGATCTCGATCTGCTCGGCGAGTGTGTGCAGATGATGAGTGTCTTGCAGCCGGACAAGCCACAGCAGCCTCAGCAGCCATCGAATGTGGCGGAAAGGGACGCAACTGCCAATTCCAGCTCTGTGTTGGGCGTGAAAGATCTACCGCTGATACTGTTTTCCAGCAAGGGCATAACGGTGTACCTTCCGATGCGCTCGGGATCGCCGGAAGCCGATCGGGATGACTGTTCGGTTTACATCCTCAAGGTGAGCAATGTGACCGTGCAGTACAATGTAGAAAATCCAATATGCCGCGTTCCGCTGCGCCCGGACGTGTACACGAAGGCGGCCCAGATGCGCATCCTAAACGTGCCGGGTTCGAAAATCGAGGATCGGCAGtacgagctgctgctgaaggaaATCTCGCTCAGTACGGCCGTCTGGAGCGATGTGGTAAGGTATCTGCACGATCAGCAAAcgtccaccacccaccacGACAACCCAGCGTTCGAGTGGAACAACCTCCGGCAGGGCGTTCAGCGCCCGTCCCACTTCGACGTGGTGACCGTGTTTAAGGAGTTCAACTTTTCCGCCATCTATGCGCCGTGCATAATCTACAAGAATGTGCTCATCTGTAGCCGCGCGGTCGAGCTCAACTGCATGTCCGATCTGGTGGTGGATATCGACCTGCAACAGTTACGGCTGGCCGAACGATTGCTGAGCAGGGGGAAACAGATCGGTGACCAGCTGTTTCCCGCATCCGTCAACGAATCTCCCCGCCAGTCGGTGGTAACCGTTCCGACGCTGTCACGCTCCAACAGCTCGGTAGATGCTGGCAGTCTGCTCACCTTTACATCCCACGCTCCGAGCGGTGAAGATACGGGACGAGAGTCGGTAAAATCGGTTCGCGATTCGGTACCATCGACACGGTTTCGTCGGAGCAATTCGAAGCTGTCCAGGTTTGAGGCTGATTCGGGCCTGGAGTCGTACCGCACGTCGGACGGAAAGAGACCGGTTTCGAGCGGTAGCAGAAAGAGTGGCACCCAGCGGCAGCGTAAAATATCGTCCATCTCGTCGGAAAGCTCCTCGAAACCGTTACGCTCCCGTACGGCATCTTCCCTGACGCAACCACCAAACCCGGTACTCGTGCCGTACGAGGTTTGCCTGCTCGGAGGCTTCTTCAAGATCAATCTGTACACGCAGCGCGATCGCGCCAGTGCTGCTCCAGCCTTAAAGCTAGTGCTAGTACAACCGAACGCGCTCGTATCGCTAAGCTTGCTGGAACGCGTGCTTCAGCTGTCCCTGTTCGACCTGACGCTCGAGGTGGACGAGCTGGCAATCGTGAAGACGGTTGCCGGCGAGCCGGACGAGCTGGGAATCCCGCAACCGATCGTTAAAACACGCTTCGTAAACAGTTTGACCAAGCGAAGCCGTGAGCTGAGGGTCGATTTTAAGCGACCGATTAAGCTTACCGTTTCGCACGGGAAGGTGAAAAAGATTATGGAATTGGCTGACGCGTTGGATGGTCTGTTCACGGCACCGAACCGGGTGGGTATCAAACCGTTGCCGAAGCCAGTGCTGAGCCGGAATAAGTTTATGCTCATAAAATCGCATCTGTTCGACGTGGAGAAGATTCAAATCGGGCTCTCCCAGGTGATGGTACATTGGCTGGAGGAAGACCCTAGCCGGCCCGCCTCGTACAACATGAAACTGTCGTTTTCTTCCGTCAGCTCAACGGTACGGGTACAGGAACGCCCGGAGCGTATCGTGTTCGAGCTAGAGCTAGCCGAACTGCTGCTCAGCGCCGGAACATTCGTTATTCTGCATCCGTTCTCCTTCAAGCTACAGCTAACGCTCGCCCAAGAATACTGGAAGCGTGATCCGCTCGTTCAGATTAAGCTGCAGGCGTCCTACCTGCAGCTGGATCTGATTCCCTACCTCTTCCACCAAGTGGAGTTGATCCGGAGCGAACTGTTGGACGCGTTGCGACGGGAAGCGGATGCCGAGCACCGCAAGGATTCCGTTTCGACGGTGCACAGTGCGAATATGACACCGAGCCGCCGGGAGCTGCTCATACCGATCGTTCCGCCACGGTTCCAGCAGCGGCGTACGAAAGAGATGCAGGAAGAGTACTACCAGGACGATCTGAGGTAGGTGGAGGAGGCTTCTCAGCCTTGTTCGATCTCATTAACAATTCGCCAT from Anopheles stephensi strain Indian chromosome 2, UCI_ANSTEP_V1.0, whole genome shotgun sequence includes the following:
- the LOC118504829 gene encoding vacuolar protein sorting-associated protein 13B; translated protein: MFKIESYITPIILSYVEKYVKNIRPEDSQLSLWGGEVVFQNLDLKLDVLEEELQLPFNFLSGHIHELGIRVPWTKIASEPIVITINTIEFVLKLRDTNERNVVPKREPPRKGKSTEETPPPGYMASLISKIANNISIRCHNVILKYVEEDIVVSMNIQQLSMESADGSWNPAFVDMSPTKVSLRKLINIVDLTICLDKRNSAGKIEVCQEPVLYRSTLQLRMLVKYNVSSHDRSSLTRIDVHSKFLDFNVSSQQFPMLMRLFDLALALKQGKIKSEPALPTAEGGIDVEDDSGQESLLSWAWNLLPSFFPEEHESDHSEEHDYRVLHTGLYIDQLRIIFKTQELIGDGVMGTTKKIKYHPILRFDFYNFYGEMIACGMRWFNVTLGISRVQVQSVEDCPCGHREGSVKEIFESIETQHDGETHLEQSFFSDSVGGNRKYNVNWNYHLSSFSQEYLLRKFPAIAIDIIHEVELPDDRRTSEFGSDLEFSNLAEKYMIRVFVGRFRAKVSADTLHRFQTLASYKDFYEYPPYYEDKPIPTLSQLPPPSAEDYDALMAEIPLRQIHITLQSPTIELHSYDHGQENLLLRKHSGGKVPNASPKPSLTVQLNRVECNILAPLYPNRLVYTTCQLPEPPVKLFDACYQSISGNLERLQVKLHHPRWNEATIATAVSMNYQQRTLIHPTLWHNEELNKAEHNLTVTDLKLIANPLQALTASATVRSLLAQQESASIDWERLQQQHHPLPTADLLLSFIHLRKVEADRTDCYKLLARNLKLLTYQHDAASEKSLTALWPDHSTEEDFLTVIFQLPKQLDTTIEHPPLLYAKLLDLSLNLDPNFLAFLEIWQRAVLLHDDARIDSRRRPGGSSSKHSHRSVQPSGNLRPVARSDDKKEEHSAPATSVHSSSGKVGGAAGGPIVHGRPPSTIGGVEDAADGTKHGSAESTEAGNRSEDKQFWAKLAKRIIFHLEVSHFTVCLPLNNIIFHSLSDSLEDEFGQNEIFMIKLPLISVNSAFKCQTLSGYINRFPISIAKSVWPLEKDSFPWTISLANASSWTYQNGEMHKLLDETTTNISMVLTFSEDHTPATAAALCSSACFHIDTSPFRVTLVREQLLLLRTTLDRMLQLPMVQSAGSDRDERSSPESGQQLLEIPPLPGGGGSIAAIDLRQFLDIAHNSSGGSEETLKEKAAAGEAGTARMMPCALWLQWTFSKLTVSCITREDGSDGARQERIKLKLELEDIIYSLDKQEVYSQMKAKIGGMSGACYEWQAGGGWVRNEALAITVQTGETSESSKATGTDTFFYMVITRAETQNVHTKWDTVRRSKEHNETLVEVLIKMEQVDLRLDLDLLGECVQMMSVLQPDKPQQPQQPSNVAERDATANSSSVLGVKDLPLILFSSKGITVYLPMRSGSPEADRDDCSVYILKVSNVTVQYNVENPICRVPLRPDVYTKAAQMRILNVPGSKIEDRQYELLLKEISLSTAVWSDVVRYLHDQQTSTTHHDNPAFEWNNLRQGVQRPSHFDVVTVFKEFNFSAIYAPCIIYKNVLICSRAVELNCMSDLVVDIDLQQLRLAERLLSRGKQIGDQLFPASVNESPRQSVVTVPTLSRSNSSVDAGSLLTFTSHAPSGEDTGRESVKSVRDSVPSTRFRRSNSKLSRFEADSGLESYRTSDGKRPVSSGSRKSGTQRQRKISSISSESSSKPLRSRTASSLTQPPNPVLVPYEVCLLGGFFKINLYTQRDRASAAPALKLVLVQPNALVSLSLLERVLQLSLFDLTLEVDELAIVKTVAGEPDELGIPQPIVKTRFVNSLTKRSRELRVDFKRPIKLTVSHGKVKKIMELADALDGLFTAPNRVGIKPLPKPVLSRNKFMLIKSHLFDVEKIQIGLSQVMVHWLEEDPSRPASYNMKLSFSSVSSTVRVQERPERIVFELELAELLLSAGTFVILHPFSFKLQLTLAQEYWKRDPLVQIKLQASYLQLDLIPYLFHQVELIRSELLDALRREADAEHRKDSVSTVHSANMTPSRRELLIPIVPPRFQQRRTKEMQEEYYQDDLRAGAFQFIESMKANELPLPYQIKIINREVGIICWRYPQPRALHQVIVYPVPMNTTKSVNIQCKLEHYADIGGIFVEVCQFTLSENEKTFLKLPQRKIASAIWRIVMTQNVVYDEGVGRARDDDDDDGIGMRNDANDSDDGGQQRGGNGLGRTLFTTLTDVLTDSSYLAGQRGVVSLPYRLHPKIFVACMRVDSMFSAALVPNLELTIDVKPVQVNLFNHVAVQPERPLPKPFERYRLCRESADFGAHKFLTLNAHRLRGQCAIYDNLEMFVSAEFNLHCDLLDYNYYTFENALEVSNVKAYGWIGERSVELRTITDDICVRYGPSIGYNLAVAERMWNRGMSATDGESCFVLYSRYIVCNRTQLGLKFGQTGTAEAIYLGPNELCLYGFRSCRQRQQLQLYFTEGTAQVATEPFDVSTDGLQQVCVQSIYEEDMEDEKMLLIRTESLAADGTDGGGGSSSGSNIQRTITIEGQISFYNMTSQRLKFQYRYYKLVPNSERNYATTSFQVAPDDSANLFAPANNKNQQTINIAIDGEDGRVVWSGDVPLREITNGGSMPYLVKVPTSTITREGYISYWVRIVREKLLDSKVAPAVNGEALERVLVIVWPLFMVESLLTVNTTAYEEKLDQSFSIYGQGQRRQLNVAGTYSDEHELAFRMDFNSPRGEDKRKALLSYRLIDGKTFFQVPARFRNVESALEALRAGRRLPDWPCSREEELRWRRENSIQEATFPLYHCSAAYELSCCLMLSIAPWALFINQLGCEVRLRNLTTSDVNIIAPNSIVMPFHVETGFTLEMNVAIGQPLHSEPIYIDSADGRKQSPNGCAVLPLEGSIDITIRTELGIMNLVLTSLTENKVRIFILASQFIVTNYSSIDLHCWSFALPSNERLEQFKLSNSGPHSCCYSLPKNGVKSENPKGTVITMLNNVSHRKGKIKANTNFNHYLTIYQRRENGSEYSAPIFLNKPTARKCVSVPQEDPADRHRQHHALSLSIVSHQGQQHVSIYDDPCPAYAIENRTDFSIYVAQSDTVQPNKAAAAVPETVESNFGWFQTVGSRQTVYYTPPTLDDHFPEPQETTEIALIFACVSGSAIRWSHPVRIDEDKSIFLNIPLYGDLKLAMRVRNRTTLLVIDYISQDLEFSAKDIRTRLSNPIRPPELAVESGGNSRQSGNDYRSFEYDPSEHEPCCTGKEQLVQSYFRTVMITLFNDEPQQSCFKQDIISFNFERIGLKASRGGSSSSNQATLHCGNIQVDNELHSGGDYDFPVVLCSEDHETKQRKMPTQSPSNFYRLEDQLEQLARGALCTLECELVEDDEDGGGGVGWSGVEALRLKINPIRAYIEDTYINVLLDYLMECIPTGMLHEQPGSGTAPARIRCQPGEVLIPRAVTQQSAYLAEPIKFRSVRIEPLAVLLSVHACMRLYIALDHSPLEFAAFERRSVRSLPIKFGNAVGMHYLSGAIFGGGWVIGSLEILGSPSGLARSVTSGLRDFVSLPVQGLFRGPWGFLVGVTHGSASLIRNITAGTVNSVTKLAQSVSRNLDRLTLDTEHVQRTDALRRRRPQGMTDGFTQGLTGLGISLLGAVGGLAHHPLQATNPIGVVTGMGKGIVGAFAKPISGAAELVALTGQGMLQSVGYNTLPTPKLNARQSLQRLEPIPHKALWEPQAVGEGSLLFSAQATLATHGEYRLVLVAIYSKAFVLYDVHECQLLEVLDPKTVFFETDEESDATRLVVRVRPKLPPPPCSDYEQYPISSRTYDFVRDSTMQLPRIVGTVALQQSSYGKAGPANRPIMPPSNVRRSLEQNEDVVGGLDDSVIEPTVIDQQSVVLDIERSSSASGPAEEGMDRSGLLLNDETSSTTAMDRMLEDDCDGTEQDDGSNDDSERKIVIFLDENLVPYLITYVNLLKRTVDSEFGRGRPEEGVAFLPFEC